From Coffea arabica cultivar ET-39 chromosome 2e, Coffea Arabica ET-39 HiFi, whole genome shotgun sequence, the proteins below share one genomic window:
- the LOC113728995 gene encoding stemmadenine O-acetyltransferase-like, protein MAANLEILSIEMIKPSSPTPHHLRNHNISLLDQLAPPIYIPLIFFYQPSQLHTYKDHAQISQFLKRSLSNVLSKFYPLAGRISSNNVSIDCNDAGALFVEAQVHSNLLQVTEKPSTEDMKQYLPLELNGGGLPMNKANTLLLAVQSNLFDCGGLAISVQISHIIADGITSVTFINAWAASCRGDAEIPQCSFDLASLFPPRDLANCDLTPTTGTKKIATKRFVFDKEKLGILKQAAASPESQVNESTRVEVVSVFFWKHFVELSKSRADSKSHKIVAAANPVNLRPRMNPPLPDHAFGNLWIHALTTLTAEEDKGYSNLARVLSNTLRNIDSNYVEQLQSGDEHLGTLKKAAELLSKGELEVCITSWCRFPVYEVDYCENP, encoded by the coding sequence ATGGCGGCCAACCTGGAGATACTATCAATAGAGATGATTAAACCTTCATCACCAACGCCCCATCACCTTAGAAACCATAATATATCCTTACTAGATCAACTTGCACCGCCAATTTACATCCCACTCATTTTCTTCTATCAGCCTAGCCAGTTGCACACTTACAAAGATCATGCCCAAATTTCTCAGTTCCTCAAGCGTTCATTGTCCAATGTTTTGTCTAAATTTTATCCCTTAGCTGGAAGAATTTCCAGTAACAATGTTTCAATCGATTGCAACGACGCTGGTGCTTTGTTTGTTGAGGCTCAAGTTCATTCTAATCTCTTGCAGGTCACAGAAAAGCCTAGCACGGAGGACATGAAACAGTATCTGCCACTTGAGCTTAATGGTGGAGGCCTTCCCATGAACAAGGCTAACACTCTCCTTCTAGCTGTTCAAAGCAATCTCTTTGACTGTGGAGGCCTAGCCATTAGCGTACAAATATCACATATAATAGCCGATGGCATTACCTCAGTGACTTTCATCAATGCATGGGCTGCAAGCTGCCGCGGAGATGCCGAAATTCCTCAATGTAGTTTCGATTTGGCGAGTTTATTTCCACCAAGAGACTTGGCCAACTGCGATTTGACACCAACGACGGGTACCAAAAAGATTGCTACCAAACGTTTTGTGTTTGACAAGGAAAAGCTGGGAATACTCAAACAAGCTGCTGCTTCTCCTGAATCACAAGTGAACGAATCTACGCGGGTGGAAGTCGTTTCAGTCTTTTTCTGGAAGCATTTCGTAGAGTTATCAAAATCCAGGGCAGATTCCAAGTCACACAAGATTGTTGCAGCTGCCAATCCTGTGAACCTGAGGCCTAGGATGAATCCTCCCCTGCCTGATCACGCCTTTGGGAACTTGTGGATCCATGCTCTCACAACTCTGACTGCCGAGGAAGACAAAGGGTATTCGAATCTGGCTCGTGTTTTGAGTAACACATTGAGGAACATCGATAGCAATTATGTGGAGCAACTACAGAGTGGAGATGAGCATTTAGGTACTCTGAAGAAAGCAGCGGAACTACTCTCCAAGGGTGAGCTAGAAGTTTGCATCACTAGTTGGTGTAGGTTTCCTGTGTATGAAGTGGATtattgtgagaacccataa
- the LOC113729124 gene encoding uncharacterized protein, translating into MDQNITIEDGDVKSGLELVKSVSDKHLDLLRPSARYYSIFKGQVADATDREKGKYTLIRDADDFQPSIYDKPLPCFGCGVGWFSFLLGFVCSIMWYYATLLYFGNYYKKDPRERAGLSASAIAAMAFSIFLLIILVVVLLF; encoded by the coding sequence ATGGATCAAAATATTACTATCGAGGATGGAGATGTAAAAAGTGGCCTTGAATTGGTGAAATCAGTTTCAGATAAGcatcttgatcttttgagaCCATCAGCCCGATATTATTCAATTTTTAAAGGGCAAGTGGCAGATGCTACTGACCGTGAGAAGGGTAAATATACCCTGATCAGAGATGCAGATGACTTCCAACCAAGCATATATGACAAGCCATTACCCTGTTTTGGTTGTGGAGTTGGGTGGTTTTCATTTCTATTAGGATTTGTTTGCTCAATAATGTGGTACTATGCCACATTGCTGTATTTTGGTAATTACTACAAAAAGGATCCTAGAGAACGAGCTGGGCTTTCCGCATCTGCAATAGCCGCAATggcattttctattttcttgttGATCATCTTAGTGGTGGTTCTACTTTTTTAG